From Streptomyces sp. NBC_00237, a single genomic window includes:
- a CDS encoding DUF4287 domain-containing protein, which produces MSQVFSEETHRNLLSRIPHCTGREVSDWLRTVENGPSLFRFEEKVSWLRSEHNLAHGHAKAIIHEYDLRRAARYFR; this is translated from the coding sequence ATGTCCCAAGTCTTCTCCGAAGAGACCCATCGCAACCTGCTCTCCCGCATCCCCCACTGCACCGGTCGTGAAGTGTCCGACTGGCTGCGCACCGTCGAGAACGGTCCCTCCCTCTTCCGCTTCGAGGAAAAGGTGAGCTGGCTCCGCAGCGAGCACAACCTGGCCCACGGGCACGCCAAGGCGATCATCCACGAGTACGACCTGAGGCGCGCCGCCCGCTACTTCCGCTGA